The Megalobrama amblycephala isolate DHTTF-2021 linkage group LG7, ASM1881202v1, whole genome shotgun sequence genome window below encodes:
- the LOC125272385 gene encoding uncharacterized protein LOC125272385 isoform X2 yields MANLFVILILRLYIPMCRHEKGHPQIIHKDFQNLEDYYGLIKATVIPPRKLLHPVLPFRSSGKLLFPLCRTCAEQQNQTQPCVHSDEERAIHGYWVSIELLKAVEKGYVVSQIQEVWHFPQRSDTLFCDYVKTFLQFKQESSGYPKDVVTDADKESYIRDYFEKEDVKLNPDKIVFKAARRSIMKLLRNSLWGRFSMKESLPTSELITDPEQFARHIFNTEYDIKHLSFVSDTVALVQWAYADGKGCQTRDINVFPGAFTTAHVWLELYDLMDRLGDRVLYWDTDSVIFTSKDGEYEPPLGPYLGNLTDEVGDDDHIVEFCSSGPKSYGYRTAKGKVCMKAKGITLNAVNSEFIRLDSLIGLVEQYVRGVGRDNYILAQADGIVRNKKKFTLQNKSVGKKFKVVYNKRVLCPDFTTLPYGY; encoded by the coding sequence ATGGCGAATTTATtcgttattttgattttacGTCTTTATATCCCTATGTGCAGGCACGAAAAAGGTCATCCACAAATAATCCACAAGGATTTTCAAAACCTTGAAGATTATTATGGGCTAATAAAAGCTACCGTCATCCCACCGAGAAAATTGCTTCACCCCGTACTACCGTTCAGAAGCTCGGGAAAGCTCCTTTTTCCTCTCTGTAGAACGTGTGCTGAACAGCAGAACCAGACTCAGCCGTGTGTACACAGTGATGAAGAAAGAGCCATTCACGGGTACTGGGTTAGTATCGAGCTTTTAAAAGCTGTCGAGAAGGGGTATGTGGTGTCTCAAATTCAAGAGGTCTGGCATTTTCCGCAACGATCTGACACGTTATTTTGCGATTATGTTAAGACATTTTTACAGTTCAAACAGGAGAGTTCAGGGTATCCAAAAGACGTCGTGACCGATGCAGACAAGGAGTCTTACATCAGAGACTACTTTGAGAAAGAAGACGTTAAATTGAATCCGGACAAAATTGTGTTTAAAGCGGCACGCAGATCAATAATGAAGCTCCTGCGGAACTCGCTTTGGGGTCGCTTCTCAATGAAAGAATCTCTACCGACATCTGAATTAATTACTGACCCTGAACAGTTTGCCCGACACATTTTTAACACAGAATATGACATCAAACATTTATCATTTGTGTCAGACACTGTTGCACTTGTTCAGTGGGCTTACGCAGATGGGAAAGGATGTCAGACCCGTGACATCAATGTCTTTCCTGGCGCTTTTACAACAGCCCATGTGTGGTTAGAACTTTATGATCTTATGGATAGGCTGGGTGATAGGGTGCTTTATTGGGATACTGATTCTGTGATATTCACATCTAAAGATGGTGAATATGAACCCCCGCTAGGGCCGTACCTTGGCAATCTCACCGACGAGGTTGGCGATGACGATCACATAGTGGAATTCTGTTCAAGCGGCCCGAAAAGTTATGGATATCGCACGGCTAAGGGTAAGGTGTGTATGAAAGCCAAAGGCATCACACTAAACGCTGTAAACTCTGAGTTCATTAGGCTAGACTCTTTGATCGGCCTTGTCGAACAGTATGTTCGGGGGGTGGGGCGTGATAACTATATTCTTGCACAAGCTGATGGTATCGTAAGGAACAAAAAGAAATTCACTCTTCAAAACAAGTCAGTTGGAAAGAAATTCAAGGTAGTTTACAACAAACGCGTTCTGTGTCCAGACTTCACCACTCTACCATATGGCTACTGa
- the LOC125272385 gene encoding uncharacterized protein LOC125272385 isoform X1 translates to MHKKTPAGMQHAQCDVNKYCRKCNRRYHVSGTNPKPHNCTADRCTHCGESFVTVGEHQCFIQPLKPEKPNDRYIFYDFETRYQNNQHTPDFVCAITFDGEEFVAEWPDCVDRFIKKFRCPRYSNYTWIAHNASGFDNFILLEYFTRMGIAPKITMRGCRLILMFDEAYKQRFIDSYSFIPMRLAKTPAAFNLTNAEKGYFPHHFNRVENDNYVGPYPDKEFYGYATMSNQERVTFDEWYNTVSDKMFDFKKELSIYGKNDVVLLREACMKYREEFILCTGLDPFNYTTLVSTCMAVYKTHYIPKDTVALTRNDAYTNQNKTYSNVSIEWLEYIQKSRSIDIQHALNGGEVSIGKYYVDGFHDDGTTKKAFEFLGCFFHGCERCHNPTDINPLTKLPYSVLRRQCDDKFEILECAYNLQTKRIWQCEWEFVKQTDDAVIEFMSTYNHPERLKPCDALYGGRTNALKLYHKAADGEFIRYFDFTSLYPYVQARKRSSTNNPQGFSKP, encoded by the coding sequence ATGCATAAAAAAACACCTGCAGGCATGCAACATGCACAGTGCGACGTTAACAAATATTGCCGAAAATGTAATAGGCGTTATCACGTCAGTGGCACAAACCCCAAACCCCATAATTGCACTGCAGATCGTTGCACTCACTGTGGTGAGAGTTTTGTCACTGTTGGTGAACATCAATGCTTTATTCAACCACTTAAACCGGAGAAACCGAATGATCGTTACATCTTTTATGATTTCGAGACGCGTTATCAAAATAATCAGCACACACCCGATTTTGTGTGTGCTATCACGTTTGATGGTGAGGAGTTTGTGGCTGAATGGCCCGATTGTGTGGATCGTTTCATTAAAAAGTTTAGATGCCCTCGTTATAGTAATTACACATGGATTGCGCATAATGCATCAGGCTTTGACAATTTTATTCTTTTGGAATACTTCACTAGAATGGGGATTGCGCCGAAAATTACAATGCGAGGTTGTCGTCTAATCTTGATGTTTGATGAGGCATACAAGCAGCGGTTTATCGACAGCTACTCTTTCATACCAATGCGCTTGGCAAAGACACCTGCTGCATTTAATCTGACTAATGCTGAGAAGGGCTATTTCCCACACCACTTTAACCGTGTTGAAAATGACAATTACGTAGGCCCTTACCCCGACAAGGAATTTTATGGATACGCAACAATGTCGAATCAGGAGAGGGTAACGTTTGATGAGTGGTACAATACTGTGTCTgacaaaatgtttgattttaaaaaagaattgtcaATCTATGGTAAAAACGATGTTGTTTTGCTCAGGGAGGCTTGCATGAAGTACCGCGAAGAATTCATTCTGTGCACGGGCTTAGATCCTTTTAATTACACAACATTGGTGTCGACATGTATGGCTGTGTATAAGACACATTACATTCCAAAAGACACGGTAGCTCTGACCCGAAATGATGCGTATACCAATCAGAACAAGACGTATTCAAATGTCTCAATTGAATGGCTTGAATACATCCAAAAATCACGTTCCATAGATATCCAACACGCGCTAAATGGTGGTGAAGTTTCAATTGGAAAATACTATGTGGACGGATTCCATGATGATGGCACCACGAAAAAAGCATTCGAATTTCTCGGTTGTTTTTTTCATGGATGCGAACGCTGTCATAACCCCACCGATATAAACCCTTTGACAAAATTGCCTTATTCCGTACTCCGAAGGCAGTGTGACGACAAGTTTGAAATTTTAGAGTGTGCATACAATCTTCAGACCAAGCGGATTTGGCAGTGTGAATGGGAGTTCGTTAAACAGACTGATGACGCTGTTATAGAATTCATGTCCACATACAACCACCCTGAAAGATTGAAACCCTGCGATGCACTGTATGGCGGTCGAACAAATGCGTTAAAGCTATACCACAAAGCTGCAGATGGCGAATTTATtcgttattttgattttacGTCTTTATATCCCTATGTGCAGGCACGAAAAAGGTCATCCACAAATAATCCACAAGGATTTTCAAAACCTTGA